One segment of Variovorax paradoxus DNA contains the following:
- a CDS encoding nitroreductase, producing the protein MADAFTLDREALEHAAAPRAAVALSQENIAQCVSAVVRSRRAVRAFKPQPLARELVEDILDDAACAPSGANIQPWRVYVVSGEVKDALAKTLVAASRAGAGAAPVHFPEPLPDVFRTRLLDFGSRYYASLGIERGDAEARTRQTERNFSFFGAPVGLIFSIDRRLKPHSWIDLGLFAQSVMIAAKARGIDTCPQVAFAPFHEQIATHLQMPSQEITAFGMSMGYGDPDAPVNRAGMPREHRSDFARLLGFPA; encoded by the coding sequence ATGGCCGACGCATTCACCCTCGACAGGGAAGCCCTGGAGCACGCCGCGGCGCCGCGTGCAGCGGTCGCCTTGTCGCAGGAGAACATTGCGCAATGCGTGTCCGCCGTCGTGCGTTCGCGCCGTGCGGTGCGGGCGTTCAAGCCGCAACCCCTGGCGCGCGAACTCGTCGAGGACATCCTGGACGACGCCGCCTGCGCACCGAGCGGCGCGAACATCCAGCCCTGGCGGGTGTACGTGGTCAGCGGCGAGGTGAAGGATGCACTGGCGAAGACGCTGGTGGCCGCCTCGCGTGCCGGGGCGGGCGCCGCGCCGGTCCACTTTCCCGAGCCGCTGCCCGACGTGTTCCGCACGAGGCTGCTCGATTTCGGCTCCCGCTACTACGCCTCGCTCGGCATCGAGCGCGGCGACGCCGAGGCGCGCACGCGTCAGACCGAACGCAACTTCTCTTTCTTCGGCGCGCCGGTGGGACTCATCTTCAGCATCGACCGGCGGCTGAAGCCGCACAGCTGGATCGACCTCGGACTGTTCGCGCAGAGCGTGATGATCGCCGCCAAGGCGCGAGGCATCGACACCTGCCCGCAGGTCGCCTTCGCGCCGTTTCACGAGCAGATCGCCACGCATCTCCAGATGCCGTCGCAGGAGATCACCGCCTTCGGCATGTCGATGGGCTACGGCGACCCCGACGCGCCGGTGAACCGCGCTGGCATGCCGAGGGAGCACCGGAGCGATTTCGCGCGGCTCCTCGGCTTTCCGGCGTGA
- a CDS encoding LysR family transcriptional regulator: protein MDRFDAMQAFARVVETGSFTKAADTLHLSKTSVTQLVQQLESRLRVKLLNRTTRKVSVTADGAAYYERVLRLLADMDDAETSLSGAASLPRGRLRVDVPSPLARTIVVPALPEFHARYPDIQLDLGVSDRMVDLIGDHVDCVVRGGELTDPSLMARRVGDLQLGVHAAPDYLARHGTPAHPHELEDTHHRIVGFLWSRNGKTFPYAMQRGEERITVQGRYVLSVDDGNAYLAAGLAGLGVLWLPDYMARAHVRSGELVPLFEDWRLDPMPLYLAFPPNRHVSAKLRVFIDWMAGLMARHAPVAGRPGS, encoded by the coding sequence ATGGACCGTTTCGATGCGATGCAGGCGTTCGCCCGCGTGGTGGAAACCGGCAGCTTCACCAAGGCGGCCGACACGCTGCACCTGAGCAAGACCAGCGTGACCCAACTGGTGCAGCAGCTCGAGTCGCGCCTGCGGGTGAAGCTGCTCAACCGCACCACGCGCAAGGTCAGCGTCACCGCCGACGGCGCGGCCTACTACGAGCGCGTGCTTCGTCTGCTGGCCGACATGGACGACGCCGAGACCAGCCTGTCGGGCGCCGCGTCGCTGCCGCGCGGACGGCTGCGGGTGGACGTGCCGAGCCCGCTGGCGCGCACGATCGTCGTGCCGGCACTGCCGGAGTTCCACGCACGCTATCCGGACATCCAGCTCGACCTTGGCGTGAGCGACCGCATGGTCGACCTCATCGGCGACCACGTCGACTGCGTGGTGCGCGGCGGCGAGCTCACCGACCCGTCGCTGATGGCGCGCCGCGTGGGCGACCTGCAGCTCGGCGTGCATGCGGCGCCGGACTACCTCGCACGCCACGGCACGCCCGCACATCCGCACGAGCTCGAGGACACCCACCACCGCATCGTCGGCTTCCTGTGGTCGCGCAACGGCAAGACCTTTCCCTACGCGATGCAACGCGGCGAGGAACGCATCACCGTGCAGGGCCGCTACGTGCTCTCGGTCGACGACGGCAATGCCTACCTCGCTGCCGGCCTGGCGGGCCTGGGCGTGCTCTGGCTGCCGGACTACATGGCCAGGGCGCACGTGCGCAGCGGCGAACTGGTGCCCCTGTTCGAGGACTGGCGCCTCGACCCCATGCCGCTGTACCTGGCGTTCCCGCCCAACCGCCATGTGAGCGCCAAGCTGCGGGTGTTCATCGACTGGATGGCCGGGCTGATGGCGCGGCATGCGCCGGTTGCCGGCCGGCCCGGTTCATGA
- a CDS encoding LysR family transcriptional regulator, with protein sequence MPNTRKTAGKAGLSELNAVVSVSTHRSFRRAAAELGMSPSSLSHAIAALEQRMGVRLFNRTTRSVALSEAGEQFLARVAPALREISEAMEATNEFRDTPTGTLRLNASEAAAQMVLGPMVLEFMRRYPDMRVDIVTEGRFIDIVAQGFDAGIRSADSVPEDMIAVPCTPPLRFAAVASPAYFAGRRKPRTPADLAAHDCIRTRFASGGLYKWDFAKKGKRVAIDAEGPLTLDNHHLMIAAALEGAGIAWISEYEAAPHIAQGRLVEVLKDWSPAFPGQCIYYPGHRHVPAGLRAFLAVVREVVARESSRK encoded by the coding sequence ATGCCAAACACCCGAAAGACGGCCGGCAAGGCCGGCCTGTCCGAACTGAACGCGGTGGTGTCGGTGTCCACGCACCGCAGTTTCCGACGCGCCGCCGCCGAGCTCGGCATGTCGCCCTCGTCGCTGAGCCATGCCATTGCCGCGCTGGAGCAGCGCATGGGCGTGCGCCTGTTCAACCGCACCACGCGCAGCGTGGCGCTGTCGGAGGCGGGCGAGCAGTTCCTGGCGCGCGTGGCACCCGCGCTGCGCGAGATCTCCGAGGCGATGGAGGCAACCAACGAATTCCGCGACACGCCCACCGGCACGCTGCGGCTCAATGCCTCCGAAGCGGCAGCACAGATGGTGCTGGGGCCCATGGTGCTCGAGTTCATGCGGCGCTATCCCGACATGCGCGTCGACATCGTCACCGAGGGGCGCTTCATCGACATCGTGGCGCAGGGCTTCGACGCGGGCATCCGCTCCGCCGACAGCGTGCCCGAGGACATGATCGCCGTGCCCTGCACACCGCCGCTGCGCTTCGCCGCGGTGGCGTCGCCCGCCTATTTCGCCGGCCGCAGGAAGCCGCGCACCCCGGCCGACCTGGCGGCACACGACTGCATCCGCACGCGCTTCGCGAGCGGCGGGCTCTACAAGTGGGACTTCGCGAAGAAGGGAAAGCGCGTGGCCATCGACGCGGAAGGCCCGCTCACGCTCGACAACCATCACCTGATGATCGCGGCCGCGCTGGAAGGCGCGGGCATCGCCTGGATCAGCGAGTACGAGGCCGCGCCGCACATCGCGCAGGGACGGCTGGTCGAGGTGCTGAAGGACTGGTCGCCGGCATTCCCGGGGCAGTGCATCTATTACCCGGGGCACCGGCATGTGCCGGCGGGGCTGCGAGCATTCCTGGCCGTGGTGCGGGAGGTCGTGGCACGCGAGAGCAGTCGCAAGTGA
- a CDS encoding DUF2945 domain-containing protein, translating to MQNGPKAGDAVDWKTSQGETTGKVVRKVTKTAHVKGHVAKASNAEPQYEVKSDSSGKTAIHKASALKRHRAGKE from the coding sequence ATGCAGAACGGACCGAAAGCAGGCGATGCCGTCGACTGGAAGACATCGCAAGGCGAGACCACCGGCAAGGTGGTGCGCAAGGTGACGAAGACCGCGCACGTCAAGGGCCACGTCGCCAAGGCCTCCAACGCCGAGCCGCAGTACGAAGTGAAGAGCGACAGCAGCGGCAAGACGGCGATCCACAAGGCGTCGGCGCTGAAGCGGCACCGCGCCGGCAAGGAATGA
- a CDS encoding tRNA-uridine aminocarboxypropyltransferase yields MPHAVSLLRAARLARSTKPFLARGGFKRERCTGCRLVPSHCMCAVRPAMAARAGVCLLMADIEPLKPTNTGWLVADVVGDTFAFGWARTETDPALLALLDDPQWQPYVVFPGQYAAPERVVEDVAPGASKRPLFILFDATWAEARKMFRRSPYLDRLPVLSLQPERITQYELRSSGRGDHFCTSEVAAMCMGLAGEHAVGQTLDAYLAVFTHHYLRAKNQQPVAWDGDAHSRLRELATQRS; encoded by the coding sequence ATGCCCCATGCCGTTTCCCTTCTTCGCGCCGCACGCCTGGCGCGAAGCACCAAGCCCTTTCTTGCCCGTGGCGGATTCAAGCGCGAGCGCTGCACCGGCTGCCGCCTGGTGCCGAGCCACTGCATGTGCGCGGTGCGCCCGGCCATGGCGGCGCGCGCGGGCGTGTGCCTGCTCATGGCCGACATCGAGCCGCTCAAGCCGACCAACACCGGCTGGCTGGTCGCCGACGTGGTGGGCGACACCTTCGCCTTCGGCTGGGCCCGCACCGAGACCGACCCGGCGCTGCTGGCCCTGCTGGACGACCCGCAGTGGCAGCCCTACGTCGTGTTCCCCGGCCAGTACGCGGCCCCGGAGCGGGTGGTGGAGGACGTGGCGCCGGGCGCCTCGAAGCGCCCGCTCTTCATCCTGTTCGACGCGACCTGGGCCGAGGCGCGCAAGATGTTCCGCCGCAGCCCCTACCTCGACCGGCTGCCGGTGCTGAGCCTCCAGCCCGAACGGATCACGCAGTACGAGCTGCGCAGTTCGGGCCGTGGCGACCACTTCTGCACCAGCGAGGTGGCCGCCATGTGCATGGGCCTGGCGGGCGAGCACGCCGTCGGGCAGACGCTGGACGCCTACCTCGCGGTGTTCACGCACCACTACCTGCGCGCGAAGAACCAGCAGCCGGTGGCATGGGACGGCGACGCGCACAGCCGGCTGCGCGAGCTCGCCACGCAGCGCTCATGA
- a CDS encoding DUF3140 domain-containing protein, with protein MATGTKTNANGSARSRHGDASETREVVRDFKKAVNMTPSRLVHWLETDDSRAVGFKGGGTGESVGHRSGRRIVRLLGKSQDDLTSGDIAHMRKVVGYVHRHMAQRPEGDVRDTAWRHSLMNWGHDPLHKA; from the coding sequence ATGGCGACAGGAACGAAGACGAACGCGAACGGATCGGCGCGCAGCCGGCATGGCGATGCGTCGGAGACACGCGAGGTGGTGCGCGATTTCAAGAAGGCGGTGAACATGACGCCGTCGCGGCTCGTGCATTGGCTCGAAACAGACGACTCGCGCGCGGTCGGCTTCAAGGGCGGGGGCACGGGCGAATCGGTGGGCCATCGCTCGGGCCGGCGGATCGTGCGGCTGCTCGGCAAGTCGCAGGACGACCTCACGAGCGGCGACATCGCGCACATGCGCAAGGTCGTCGGCTATGTGCACCGGCACATGGCCCAGCGCCCCGAGGGCGACGTGCGCGACACCGCATGGCGCCATTCGCTGATGAACTGGGGCCACGACCCGCTGCACAAGGCCTGA
- a CDS encoding PAS domain-containing hybrid sensor histidine kinase/response regulator — MTDIVPAGLTVSGMTDADYRLMVDSLVDYAIIFLDPHGHVVSWNAGARLLSGYDDADILGRHFSIFYPQEALSRGWPEHELAQTIKLGRFEDEGWRLRKDGTRFWANIVITRVPGPSGGTRGFSKIIRDLSDRRKQEEAMRASEERFRLLVEGVKDYAIFMLDPGGHIVSWNLGAEKNKGYKAHEIIGQHFSTFYPPDVAARGWPAEELANALRDGRFEDEGWRVRKDGTRFWASVVITAIYDAAGQHKGFAKVTRDLTERRRITALEDEGRRMTTFLAMLGHELRNPLAPISNALELLKREKTESRILNKTRDIIERQLRQMTRLIDDLLDVGRITSGRIHLEAKPVRLREIIVDGVEAIRPGIALKSQALDLQIEGADPWVTGDQARLIQIVGNLAHNACKFTPNGGHIVIRLGFNPANAAEAEITVRDDGPGIPRKDLERVFELFVQGERELARTQGGLGLGLSLVQQLTNLHGGYISVFSTGRAGEGSEFIVRLPAAPTPNVLGDTERVEGEKLVLIVDDNRDAAETLGLLLETLGYVCRIEHDGLAAIEAVKASRPDVVLLDIGLPGIDGHEVARRLRADLIDPPALIAITGYGQPSDRDTSFEAGFVAHLTKPVDIERLTAALDQIYARKA; from the coding sequence ATGACAGACATCGTCCCGGCAGGGTTGACCGTTTCCGGCATGACCGATGCCGACTATCGCCTGATGGTCGACAGCCTCGTCGACTACGCGATCATCTTCCTCGACCCGCACGGCCATGTCGTGAGCTGGAACGCCGGGGCGCGGCTGCTCAGCGGCTACGACGACGCCGACATCCTGGGGCGCCATTTCTCCATCTTCTATCCGCAGGAGGCGCTCTCGCGCGGCTGGCCCGAGCATGAGCTGGCGCAGACGATCAAGCTGGGGCGCTTCGAGGACGAAGGCTGGCGCCTGCGCAAGGACGGCACGCGGTTCTGGGCCAACATCGTCATCACCCGGGTGCCGGGTCCGAGCGGCGGCACGCGCGGCTTCTCCAAGATCATTCGCGACCTGAGCGACCGGCGCAAGCAGGAGGAGGCGATGCGTGCCAGCGAGGAACGCTTCCGCCTGCTGGTCGAGGGTGTCAAGGACTACGCGATCTTCATGCTCGACCCCGGCGGCCACATCGTCAGCTGGAACCTCGGCGCGGAAAAGAACAAGGGCTACAAGGCGCACGAGATCATCGGCCAGCACTTCTCGACCTTCTATCCGCCCGACGTGGCCGCGCGCGGCTGGCCCGCCGAGGAGCTGGCCAACGCGTTGCGCGACGGCCGCTTCGAGGACGAGGGCTGGCGCGTGCGCAAGGACGGCACGCGCTTCTGGGCCAGCGTGGTGATCACGGCCATCTACGACGCGGCCGGCCAGCACAAGGGCTTCGCCAAGGTCACGCGCGACCTCACCGAGCGCCGGCGGATCACCGCGCTCGAGGACGAGGGCCGGCGCATGACCACCTTCCTGGCCATGCTGGGCCACGAGCTGCGCAATCCGCTGGCTCCGATCTCGAACGCGCTCGAACTGCTCAAGCGCGAGAAGACCGAGTCGCGCATCCTGAACAAGACGCGCGACATCATCGAGCGCCAGCTCCGGCAGATGACGCGGCTCATCGACGACCTGCTGGACGTGGGCCGCATCACCAGCGGGCGCATCCACCTCGAGGCGAAGCCGGTCAGGCTGCGCGAGATCATCGTCGACGGCGTGGAGGCGATCCGCCCCGGCATCGCGCTGAAGTCTCAGGCGCTGGACCTGCAGATCGAAGGTGCCGATCCCTGGGTGACGGGCGACCAGGCGCGGCTGATCCAGATCGTCGGCAACCTCGCGCACAACGCGTGCAAGTTCACGCCCAACGGCGGGCACATCGTGATCCGCCTGGGCTTCAACCCGGCCAATGCCGCGGAGGCGGAGATCACCGTGCGCGACGACGGCCCCGGCATCCCGCGCAAGGACCTCGAGCGCGTGTTCGAGCTGTTCGTGCAGGGCGAAAGGGAACTGGCGCGCACGCAGGGCGGGCTCGGCCTGGGCCTGAGCCTGGTGCAGCAGCTGACCAACCTGCACGGCGGCTACATCAGCGTGTTCAGCACCGGCCGCGCGGGCGAGGGCAGCGAGTTCATCGTGCGCCTGCCCGCCGCGCCCACGCCGAACGTGCTGGGCGATACCGAACGCGTGGAGGGCGAGAAGCTGGTGCTGATCGTGGACGACAACCGCGACGCGGCCGAGACGCTGGGCCTGCTCCTCGAAACGCTGGGCTACGTATGCCGCATTGAGCACGACGGGCTGGCGGCCATCGAGGCCGTCAAGGCGAGCCGGCCCGACGTGGTGCTGCTCGACATCGGTTTGCCGGGCATCGACGGCCACGAGGTGGCGCGCCGCCTGCGCGCGGACCTGATCGATCCGCCCGCGCTGATCGCCATCACCGGCTACGGGCAGCCGAGCGACCGCGACACCAGCTTCGAGGCCGGCTTCGTCGCCCACCTGACGAAGCCTGTCGACATCGAGCGCCTGACCGCGGCGCTCGACCAGATCTACGCCAGGAAGGCGTGA
- a CDS encoding HD domain-containing protein: MTLEETTGLRIPDSRLAREAAELVRDTEGDLLFHHSVRVYCWGALAGKRTALKFDPELLYVASMFHDIGLTAAHRQSRLRFEVDGANAARDFLRAHGISERDVETVWNAVALHTTPGIPQFMRAEIALLQTGAGMDVAGRGYDQFSDAEREAVVAAFPREPDFQHGIIDAFYEGMKHRPDTTFGTFNDDVLAFKDPAFRRVDMCTVILGSSWTRCAHPGHRHAGPDKE; the protein is encoded by the coding sequence ATGACGCTCGAAGAAACGACCGGCCTGCGCATTCCCGACAGCCGGCTTGCCCGCGAAGCGGCGGAACTCGTGCGCGATACCGAGGGCGACCTGCTCTTCCACCATTCGGTCCGCGTCTATTGCTGGGGCGCCCTGGCAGGCAAGCGGACCGCGCTGAAGTTCGATCCGGAACTGCTCTACGTGGCCTCGATGTTCCACGACATCGGCCTCACGGCGGCCCATCGCCAGAGCCGACTGCGCTTCGAAGTGGATGGCGCGAATGCCGCGCGCGACTTCCTCCGGGCGCATGGAATTTCCGAACGGGACGTCGAGACGGTCTGGAACGCCGTGGCGCTGCACACGACGCCCGGCATACCGCAATTCATGCGCGCGGAAATCGCGCTGCTGCAGACGGGTGCCGGCATGGACGTGGCCGGCCGCGGCTACGACCAGTTCAGCGACGCCGAGCGCGAGGCCGTGGTCGCGGCGTTTCCGCGGGAACCCGATTTCCAGCACGGGATCATCGACGCCTTCTACGAGGGCATGAAGCACCGGCCGGACACCACGTTCGGCACCTTCAACGACGACGTTCTCGCGTTCAAGGACCCGGCTTTCCGGCGGGTCGACATGTGCACAGTGATTCTTGGATCGAGCTGGACGCGTTGCGCCCATCCCGGCCATCGCCACGCGGGACCTGACAAGGAATGA
- a CDS encoding SDR family oxidoreductase gives MTSSPSSQVSSSARTVLITGASTGFGQATAQLFARSGWNVIATMRDPSTGAALAALGGNVLVTRLDVQDLASIDAAIAAGIARFGRIDTLVNNAGFGLFGVFEGFSREKVRQQFDVNVFGAMDVTRALLPHMRAHRAGTIVNVSSGAGVFGLPMISLYTASKFALEGFSESLAYELASQGIAVKIVEPGGVVETGFGNRSATEASQAAAPADYDGFVAGAMKVFDGLRSARLATSDDVAQVIFEAASDGTDRLRYLATQDIAPLVKARRETSEDAYIAMMRSTFAPT, from the coding sequence ATGACCTCATCTCCTTCTTCCCAGGTTTCTTCTTCCGCCAGGACCGTGCTCATCACCGGCGCTTCCACCGGCTTCGGGCAGGCCACCGCGCAACTGTTCGCACGCAGCGGCTGGAACGTGATCGCCACCATGCGCGACCCGTCCACGGGTGCCGCGCTGGCGGCACTCGGCGGCAACGTCCTTGTCACCCGCCTCGACGTGCAGGACCTCGCCAGCATCGACGCGGCGATTGCCGCCGGCATCGCGCGCTTCGGCCGCATCGACACGCTGGTCAACAACGCGGGCTTCGGCCTGTTCGGTGTGTTCGAAGGCTTCTCGCGCGAGAAGGTGCGGCAGCAATTCGACGTCAACGTGTTCGGCGCGATGGACGTCACGCGCGCGCTGCTGCCGCACATGCGCGCCCACCGCGCGGGCACCATCGTCAACGTGAGTTCGGGCGCGGGCGTGTTCGGCCTGCCGATGATCTCGCTGTACACCGCGAGCAAGTTCGCGCTGGAAGGCTTCTCGGAATCGCTGGCCTACGAACTGGCCTCGCAGGGCATCGCGGTGAAGATCGTCGAGCCCGGCGGCGTGGTCGAGACCGGCTTCGGCAACCGCTCGGCCACCGAGGCCTCGCAGGCCGCCGCGCCCGCCGACTACGACGGCTTCGTGGCCGGTGCGATGAAAGTGTTCGACGGGCTGCGCTCGGCCCGCCTGGCCACGTCGGACGACGTGGCGCAGGTGATCTTCGAGGCGGCGAGCGACGGGACCGACCGGCTGCGCTACCTGGCGACGCAGGACATCGCGCCGCTGGTGAAGGCGCGGCGAGAGACTTCGGAGGACGCCTACATCGCCATGATGCGATCCACCTTCGCGCCCACCTGA
- the wrbA gene encoding NAD(P)H:quinone oxidoreductase — MAKVLVLYHSFYGHIEAMAHAVAQGARSVDGTSVDVKRVPETVAPEVFRNARGKEDQPAQIATPGELADYDAIVFGAPTRFGNVSAQMRTFIDQTGPLWMQGGLVGKVGAVFTASATQHGGQESTILTFLPTLLHHGMLVTGLPYAEKRQMGLDEIKGGSPYGAATIAGGQGERMPSDQELGMAQFQGRHVAGIAAKLFG, encoded by the coding sequence ATGGCAAAAGTTCTCGTCCTCTATCACAGCTTCTACGGTCACATCGAAGCCATGGCGCACGCGGTTGCGCAGGGCGCGCGAAGCGTCGATGGCACCTCGGTCGATGTGAAGCGCGTGCCTGAAACAGTCGCGCCCGAGGTCTTCCGCAACGCAAGGGGAAAGGAAGACCAGCCGGCGCAGATCGCGACGCCGGGCGAACTCGCCGACTACGACGCCATCGTGTTCGGCGCACCGACGCGCTTCGGCAACGTCAGCGCGCAGATGCGCACCTTCATCGACCAGACCGGCCCGCTCTGGATGCAGGGCGGACTCGTCGGCAAGGTCGGCGCCGTCTTCACCGCCTCGGCCACCCAGCACGGAGGACAGGAAAGCACGATCCTCACGTTCCTGCCCACGCTGCTGCACCACGGCATGCTCGTCACGGGCCTGCCCTATGCCGAGAAGCGGCAGATGGGCCTCGACGAGATCAAGGGCGGCAGCCCCTACGGCGCCGCGACCATCGCCGGCGGCCAGGGCGAGCGCATGCCCAGCGACCAGGAACTGGGCATGGCGCAGTTCCAGGGCCGCCACGTGGCCGGCATCGCGGCGAAGCTCTTCGGCTGA
- a CDS encoding alpha/beta fold hydrolase produces the protein MRIAFATMGRGDPPVKVGNWLSHLEFDLGSPVWGHMLEALSSRHMLLRYDQRGTGLSDREVRS, from the coding sequence GTGCGGATCGCCTTCGCCACCATGGGGCGGGGCGACCCGCCCGTGAAGGTCGGCAACTGGCTGTCCCATCTCGAGTTCGACCTGGGCAGCCCCGTCTGGGGCCACATGCTGGAAGCCCTCTCCAGCCGCCACATGCTGCTGCGCTACGACCAGCGCGGCACCGGCCTCTCCGACCGCGAGGTTCGATCCTGA
- a CDS encoding RidA family protein codes for MTRDVVFPPGRQALYEKNRYSPAVRANGFLFVSGQVGSREDGSPEPELEAQVHRAFGNLNAVLAAAGCTFDDVVDVTVFIVDPETNFEKIWKLVPKYWGHAPYPTLTGIGVTWLYGFQFEIKVIARLPQGGGDHGGNSDGA; via the coding sequence ATGACTCGCGACGTCGTTTTTCCGCCCGGGCGCCAGGCGCTCTATGAAAAGAACCGCTATTCGCCGGCGGTGCGCGCCAACGGCTTCCTGTTCGTGTCGGGCCAGGTCGGCAGCCGCGAAGACGGCTCGCCCGAGCCCGAACTCGAGGCGCAGGTGCACCGCGCATTCGGCAACCTCAATGCCGTGCTGGCAGCCGCGGGCTGCACCTTCGACGACGTGGTCGACGTGACGGTCTTCATCGTCGATCCGGAAACCAACTTCGAGAAGATCTGGAAGCTGGTGCCGAAGTACTGGGGCCATGCGCCGTACCCGACGCTGACCGGCATCGGCGTGACGTGGCTCTACGGCTTCCAGTTCGAGATCAAGGTGATCGCCAGGCTGCCGCAGGGGGGCGGCGACCACGGCGGCAACAGCGACGGCGCCTGA
- a CDS encoding bacteriohemerythrin: MAHLVWKTDLDTGIHEIDTQHRRIAQYINALDDVRLTNDRQAVGRIIEDTIDYTASHFAFEETMLEDAGYPFSVPHRKVHEIFVRRVVEFRARFERGEPVLADLHDMLSRWLFNHIRHEDGAYVATVKAHLQATDSSAERIVKAQVSRQMQQGHPGGQARQGWLRRLFGA, translated from the coding sequence ATGGCGCATCTCGTATGGAAGACCGATCTCGACACCGGCATCCATGAAATCGACACCCAGCATCGGCGCATCGCCCAGTACATCAATGCCCTGGACGACGTCCGGCTGACGAACGACAGGCAGGCGGTCGGCAGGATCATCGAGGACACGATCGACTACACCGCCTCGCACTTCGCGTTCGAGGAGACCATGCTCGAGGACGCGGGCTATCCGTTCAGCGTGCCGCACCGCAAGGTGCACGAGATCTTCGTGCGGCGCGTCGTCGAGTTCCGCGCCCGCTTCGAGCGTGGCGAACCGGTGCTGGCCGACCTGCACGACATGCTCTCGCGGTGGCTGTTCAACCACATCCGCCACGAGGACGGCGCCTACGTGGCGACGGTCAAGGCCCACCTGCAGGCCACGGACTCGTCGGCGGAGCGCATCGTCAAGGCGCAGGTGAGCAGGCAGATGCAGCAGGGCCACCCGGGCGGCCAGGCCCGGCAGGGGTGGCTGAGGAGGCTGTTCGGCGCATGA
- a CDS encoding class I SAM-dependent methyltransferase: protein MTSSTSHTPHAAFDNTDAVARYAEGPKRNVPGYGGLLPMTRILLEERVPQDGRVLVVGAGGGLEMEDLALANPAWTFDGIDPSAPMLALAARRLHALMPRMALHEGYVQDAPPGPFDGATCLLTFHFVPHDQRLPMAREIHRRLKPGAPFVCAHLSVEDGAGSRDAWMSRYAAFLVASGSEPRQAAATREKVEKELAILTPSQDEAILREAGFSDVGLFYAGFTFRGWIAYA, encoded by the coding sequence ATGACCAGCAGCACAAGCCACACGCCCCACGCCGCCTTCGACAACACCGACGCCGTCGCCAGGTACGCGGAGGGGCCGAAACGCAACGTGCCTGGTTACGGCGGGCTGCTGCCGATGACGCGCATCCTTCTCGAAGAGCGGGTTCCGCAGGATGGCCGCGTGCTGGTGGTGGGCGCCGGCGGCGGCCTGGAGATGGAAGACCTCGCACTGGCCAACCCGGCGTGGACCTTCGACGGCATCGACCCGAGCGCGCCGATGCTCGCGCTCGCGGCGCGCCGGCTGCACGCGCTGATGCCACGCATGGCCCTGCACGAAGGCTATGTGCAGGATGCGCCGCCCGGCCCCTTCGACGGCGCCACCTGCCTGCTGACCTTCCACTTCGTTCCGCACGACCAGCGGCTGCCGATGGCCCGGGAGATCCACCGCCGCCTGAAGCCCGGTGCGCCCTTCGTCTGCGCGCATCTCAGCGTGGAAGACGGCGCGGGCTCGCGCGATGCGTGGATGAGCCGCTACGCCGCCTTCCTGGTGGCTTCCGGCTCCGAGCCGCGCCAGGCGGCCGCGACCCGCGAGAAGGTCGAGAAGGAACTCGCGATCCTGACGCCGTCGCAGGACGAGGCCATCCTGCGCGAAGCGGGTTTCTCCGATGTCGGACTGTTCTATGCGGGCTTCACGTTCAGGGGCTGGATCGCCTACGCCTGA